One Prolixibacteraceae bacterium DNA segment encodes these proteins:
- a CDS encoding TetR/AcrR family transcriptional regulator, with amino-acid sequence MPRVKTYNEHEVLEKAMNYFWIHGYESASMQELEVAMGINKFSIYSSFGSKYGLLLESIKCYVAKLHVIIDKLQNASGGINAIKQFFYDFLNFSKENHIQKGCLLTNLANECSNGDDSEILNIIKEYTSNIRNVFASKLEEATDFTKDEIEQKADFLFIAMYGFATASKVFSQQQIEHYISHIFKA; translated from the coding sequence ATGCCAAGGGTCAAAACTTATAATGAGCATGAGGTTCTAGAAAAAGCAATGAATTATTTCTGGATACATGGATATGAGTCCGCATCGATGCAGGAGTTAGAGGTTGCAATGGGGATAAACAAATTCTCTATATACTCTAGTTTTGGAAGTAAATATGGACTTCTACTAGAGAGTATTAAGTGTTATGTGGCGAAGCTACATGTTATAATAGACAAGTTACAAAATGCAAGTGGAGGCATAAATGCGATAAAACAGTTCTTTTATGACTTTCTGAACTTCTCGAAAGAGAATCATATCCAGAAAGGTTGTCTTTTGACCAATCTTGCGAATGAATGTTCGAATGGAGATGATAGCGAGATCTTAAATATTATCAAAGAGTATACCTCCAATATTCGAAATGTATTTGCCTCTAAGCTTGAAGAAGCGACTGATTTTACAAAGGATGAGATAGAACAAAAAGCAGATTTTCTTTTTATTGCGATGTATGGATTTGCAACTGCTTCGAAGGTCTTTTCCCAACAACAGATCGAACATTACATCTCCCATATATTTAAAGCATGA